A window of the Amblyraja radiata isolate CabotCenter1 chromosome 5, sAmbRad1.1.pri, whole genome shotgun sequence genome harbors these coding sequences:
- the LOC116973240 gene encoding collagen alpha-1(X) chain-like isoform X2 — MAGGAISSFLLLASVTIISGTNYCGVRGPPGLPGPRGPPGENGMMNKGPPGMPGLDGQQGIQGASFVGKAGNPGLPGVKGKQGPYGEIGDIGPQGLQGLDGLQGLYGAPGTSAIPQNGEPGSQGPPGSPGPEGKNGTYGEPGFSGLRGEEGNIGVGLPGITGKNGYPGPQGNSGSPGEGIAGTPGMPGTLGSVGEKGDIGNSGDPGSPGLPGERGIQGPSGIVITIAGADGKQGVEGLPGIRGQPGPKGVNGKPGSPAIGGPGLPGVKGDPGPRVFGNTGEKGDPGVNGELGVSGLKGALGPIGPVGEHGVSGSNGNPGLSGDPGEIGLQGIPGMQGEEGPSGSPGVAGIPGEEGIRGPQGPQGSPGPQGDEGSRGRDGQLGIRGLPGFQGPLGLFGFNGLEGLSGIIGDRGLTGPRGPLGHKGNQGDPGPPGPSGRFNAFMFNEAADDMEIQGSPGLQGPPGPPGRPGPPGPAGEINVPSSRYGTYATSGMLNIGQGFKAILSAPYSTPGLPIVFDRIQFNQGNIYDPETGIFTCQVPGIYYFSYHVHVKGKSVQVALYKNGKPILYTYDDYKERKIDHASGSVVLQLQEVDQIYLQLPLEMFNGLYSSNIMPSSFSAFLIHQTNPMQ, encoded by the coding sequence GAGTCAGAGGCCCTCCAGGATTACCTGGACCAAGAGGCCCACCAGGAGAAAATGGCATGATGAATAAAGGGCCACCAGGTATGCCTGGATTAGATGGACAACAAGGAATACAAGGAGCATCCTTTGTGGGAAAAGCAGGAAATCCGGGATTACCAGGAGTAAAGGGTAAACAAGGACCTTATGGAGAAATTGGTGACATAGGCCCTCAAGGATTACAAGGACTGGATGGTCTGCAAGGACTATATGGTGCTCCGGGTACAAGTGCAATACCACAAAATGGTGAGCCAGGTTCCCAAGGACCGCCAGGTTCTCCAGGACCAGAAGGCAAAAATGGAACATATGGAGAACCAGGGTTTTCAGGTTTGCGTGGAGAAGAAGGCAATATTGGGGTTGGTCTGCCTGGTATCACAGGAAAAAATGGTTATCCAGGGCCACAAGGTAATTCAGGATCTCCTGGAGAAGGAATTGCAGGAACACCAGGAATGCCTGGTACTCTTGGCAGTGTGGGAGAGAAAGGTGATATAGGGAACTCTGGTGATCCTGGAAGTCCTGGACTTCCAGGCGAAAGAGGAATACAAGGTCCTTCTGGTATAGTGATCACAATAGCAGGAGCAGATGGTAAACAAGGCGTGGAAGGGCTTCCTGGGATAAGGGGCCAACCAGGCCCAAAGGGTGTAAACGGTAAACCTGGCTCACCAGCTATTGGGGGACCAGGTTTGCCAGGTGTTAAGGGTGATCCTGGCCCAAGGGTGTTTGGTAATACTGGTGAGAAAGGAGATCCAGGAGTAAATGGAGAACTTGGTGTTTCAGGGCTCAAAGGAGCACTGGGGCCTATAGGTCCAGTGGGAGAGCATGGTGTTTCAGGCTCAAACGGCAATCCAGGGCTTTCAGGAGATCCTGGGGAAATAGGGCTGCAAGGAATTCCTGGAATGCAAGGTGAGGAAGGACCATCAGGTTCTCCCGGagtagcaggaattccaggagaaGAAGGTATCCGAGGGCCACAAGGACCACAAGGATCACCTGGTCCACAAGGTGATGAAGGATCCAGGGGTAGAGATGGCCAGTTGGGAATAAGAGGCCTTCCTGGTTTTCAAGGGCCTTTGGGTTTGTTTGGCTTTAATGGATTGGAGGGACTTTCTGGAATTATTGGTGATCGAGGTTTAACTGGGCCTCGAGGTCCTCTGGGGCACAAAGGAAACCAAGGAGATCCAGGTCCACCTGGTCCATCAGGACGATTCAACGCTTTCATGTTCAATGAAGCAGCTGATGATATGGAAATACAAGGATCACCAGGGCTTCAAGGCCCCCCTGGCCCCCCTGGCCGCCCAGGGCCACCAGGTCCAGCTGGAGAAATAAATGTACCATCCAGTAGATACGGTACCTATGCTACATCGGGAATGTTAAATATTGGTCAGGGCTTTAAAGCTATTCTCTCCGCACCATACTCTACACCAGGATTGCCAATTGTTtttgacagaatacaattcaatcaAGGCAACATCTATGATCCAGAAACTGGAATTTTTACATGTCAGGTACCTGGCATCTACTATTTCTCATATCACGTCCATGTCAAAGGCAAAAGTGTTCAAGTTGCATTATATAAAAATGGCAAACCAATTCTATACACATATGATGATTACAAAGAACGAAAGATCGATCATGCCTCAGGGAGTGTTGTACTACAGCTTCAAGAAGTAGATCAAATATATTTGCAGTTGCCTTTAGAAATGTTTAATGGTTTATATTCCTCCAATATAATGCCGTCATCCTTCTCAGCATTTCTGATCCACCAAACCAATCCAATGCAATAG
- the LOC116973240 gene encoding collagen alpha-1(X) chain-like isoform X1, with translation MVVVTIDTLGWSLHNLELTAKKGAKAARMAGGAISSFLLLASVTIISGTNYCGVRGPPGLPGPRGPPGENGMMNKGPPGMPGLDGQQGIQGASFVGKAGNPGLPGVKGKQGPYGEIGDIGPQGLQGLDGLQGLYGAPGTSAIPQNGEPGSQGPPGSPGPEGKNGTYGEPGFSGLRGEEGNIGVGLPGITGKNGYPGPQGNSGSPGEGIAGTPGMPGTLGSVGEKGDIGNSGDPGSPGLPGERGIQGPSGIVITIAGADGKQGVEGLPGIRGQPGPKGVNGKPGSPAIGGPGLPGVKGDPGPRVFGNTGEKGDPGVNGELGVSGLKGALGPIGPVGEHGVSGSNGNPGLSGDPGEIGLQGIPGMQGEEGPSGSPGVAGIPGEEGIRGPQGPQGSPGPQGDEGSRGRDGQLGIRGLPGFQGPLGLFGFNGLEGLSGIIGDRGLTGPRGPLGHKGNQGDPGPPGPSGRFNAFMFNEAADDMEIQGSPGLQGPPGPPGRPGPPGPAGEINVPSSRYGTYATSGMLNIGQGFKAILSAPYSTPGLPIVFDRIQFNQGNIYDPETGIFTCQVPGIYYFSYHVHVKGKSVQVALYKNGKPILYTYDDYKERKIDHASGSVVLQLQEVDQIYLQLPLEMFNGLYSSNIMPSSFSAFLIHQTNPMQ, from the coding sequence GAGTCAGAGGCCCTCCAGGATTACCTGGACCAAGAGGCCCACCAGGAGAAAATGGCATGATGAATAAAGGGCCACCAGGTATGCCTGGATTAGATGGACAACAAGGAATACAAGGAGCATCCTTTGTGGGAAAAGCAGGAAATCCGGGATTACCAGGAGTAAAGGGTAAACAAGGACCTTATGGAGAAATTGGTGACATAGGCCCTCAAGGATTACAAGGACTGGATGGTCTGCAAGGACTATATGGTGCTCCGGGTACAAGTGCAATACCACAAAATGGTGAGCCAGGTTCCCAAGGACCGCCAGGTTCTCCAGGACCAGAAGGCAAAAATGGAACATATGGAGAACCAGGGTTTTCAGGTTTGCGTGGAGAAGAAGGCAATATTGGGGTTGGTCTGCCTGGTATCACAGGAAAAAATGGTTATCCAGGGCCACAAGGTAATTCAGGATCTCCTGGAGAAGGAATTGCAGGAACACCAGGAATGCCTGGTACTCTTGGCAGTGTGGGAGAGAAAGGTGATATAGGGAACTCTGGTGATCCTGGAAGTCCTGGACTTCCAGGCGAAAGAGGAATACAAGGTCCTTCTGGTATAGTGATCACAATAGCAGGAGCAGATGGTAAACAAGGCGTGGAAGGGCTTCCTGGGATAAGGGGCCAACCAGGCCCAAAGGGTGTAAACGGTAAACCTGGCTCACCAGCTATTGGGGGACCAGGTTTGCCAGGTGTTAAGGGTGATCCTGGCCCAAGGGTGTTTGGTAATACTGGTGAGAAAGGAGATCCAGGAGTAAATGGAGAACTTGGTGTTTCAGGGCTCAAAGGAGCACTGGGGCCTATAGGTCCAGTGGGAGAGCATGGTGTTTCAGGCTCAAACGGCAATCCAGGGCTTTCAGGAGATCCTGGGGAAATAGGGCTGCAAGGAATTCCTGGAATGCAAGGTGAGGAAGGACCATCAGGTTCTCCCGGagtagcaggaattccaggagaaGAAGGTATCCGAGGGCCACAAGGACCACAAGGATCACCTGGTCCACAAGGTGATGAAGGATCCAGGGGTAGAGATGGCCAGTTGGGAATAAGAGGCCTTCCTGGTTTTCAAGGGCCTTTGGGTTTGTTTGGCTTTAATGGATTGGAGGGACTTTCTGGAATTATTGGTGATCGAGGTTTAACTGGGCCTCGAGGTCCTCTGGGGCACAAAGGAAACCAAGGAGATCCAGGTCCACCTGGTCCATCAGGACGATTCAACGCTTTCATGTTCAATGAAGCAGCTGATGATATGGAAATACAAGGATCACCAGGGCTTCAAGGCCCCCCTGGCCCCCCTGGCCGCCCAGGGCCACCAGGTCCAGCTGGAGAAATAAATGTACCATCCAGTAGATACGGTACCTATGCTACATCGGGAATGTTAAATATTGGTCAGGGCTTTAAAGCTATTCTCTCCGCACCATACTCTACACCAGGATTGCCAATTGTTtttgacagaatacaattcaatcaAGGCAACATCTATGATCCAGAAACTGGAATTTTTACATGTCAGGTACCTGGCATCTACTATTTCTCATATCACGTCCATGTCAAAGGCAAAAGTGTTCAAGTTGCATTATATAAAAATGGCAAACCAATTCTATACACATATGATGATTACAAAGAACGAAAGATCGATCATGCCTCAGGGAGTGTTGTACTACAGCTTCAAGAAGTAGATCAAATATATTTGCAGTTGCCTTTAGAAATGTTTAATGGTTTATATTCCTCCAATATAATGCCGTCATCCTTCTCAGCATTTCTGATCCACCAAACCAATCCAATGCAATAG